The window ATTTGATTTGTCTTCGTATCGAGTTAGAGGGTATTAGGATCCAAATTCAAATTGTTTGGAAAATAATTATTCAATTtgaataaataatcaattataataaaaaattaattaattaattaatgattttaaGCTGTCGTTGTGGATTTACCAACACCTGAACACGTATCCCTAGGTGTTGGCAGGTGTTGGGATACATGACCAAGCCCTCTCAACCCTTGAATGAATCATTGTAGGTTGATTAGAGGATACAgtcattggagaggagccagaGCCCTCCAATCACGGTCCTCTCCTACCCATCCCATGCAAGTAGGATCCGGCTCATCTCCAACGATTGACGCTCCAACGAGCATCCAACGACATTGCGGATGGTCGATGCATGGAGACGAGCGACCCAACGGCTCCGGCTGCTGAGCGACCTCGACGACTGACGCGGTGGTTTTTGAAATCGACTcgtctccctctttctctcttcacaCCACAGTAccgcccccccccctctcaaCTACTCTGTACTCAGGTGGTTAACGGAGGAGAAGCAGTCCAAGCTGGAGTTTCAGCCATCGTTCAGCGAGGAGACGACCGATCCAACGGCTCTGGAGACCTCGACGACTCTGGAGACGGTGGTTTTTGAAATCGACTCGTCTTTCTCTTCAGCGAGGAGAAGCAGTCCAAGGCGACATTCAGCAGTCGTTCAAGGCTTAAGCAGAAAACCCTACCGTCGTTcagcaagtttttttttttttttttttttttggcatattAAATCATTGATAGACCATGTTCAATGTTTGATTTAAGCTATGCATCTCCTTTTGCATTTCAATTTGAAACGTTTGCAGGGGATTAAATCACTGATTTTTTTGCGCATATTCAATGTTTGATTTAAGCTGTGAGTTGGTCTTCGATTTCATTTTCTCCTCATGTTTTACTTCACCGATCTGAAGCATTTTTAAAGCCCTAACTAACATGTGCGGGGGATTGAAATCAAACAttgagactctctctctctctctctctctctctctctctctctctctctctctctctctctatgttcgACTGAGAATGGCTAGACCCCAATAGGCTGCTTCTCATTGCCTCTTGCCCAGAATAATTGCTCTGTTTTTGGGTTTGTGAATTTTTTGGGTTGAATAGTAAACTGGTCTATCTACTAAGCTCCTTAATGTGCATTCATTCTTTAATAAGTAGGAACAGGAATGTATGTTTATCTATTAAGCTGTAGCACATGTTTACTGGTAGCATTATAGTTAAGGTCCCTTTAGGTGGAATGTATGTTTATCAATTGTGTACATAAGGATTTTGGGAGAAGATTGAGACATTCTTGATGGATtcagttgtattttttttttttttttttttttttttttttttttttcactttaaaTACGGAAGTCTACAAGGATGCACTATGAAACAGTTTGGTTTATGTCTTTGTTTTGAACTATGACTATTTTTACTAGCTTCTTGCAATTGTTTGTTTGATTGATGTGGCTTCCCTTGCCAAAGCTTTTCCATTTAATAGTTACACATGCGGGCAAATAATGAAAGTATGAAACTAGATTTTGTTTCATATTTAGGCAAAAAAATATGGAAGATCCAATGACTGCACATTGGGAGATTAAGCCTCACGTTGGTATGGTGTTTAATTCTGAGCAAGAGACATATGATTTCTACAATGGATATGGAAGAACGAAGGGGTTTAGTGTCAGAAGAGATTGGGTACAAAAGAGTATCAAAGATAACAAGACCATTACATCAAGGGTATTTGTATGTAACAAACAagcaaaaaggaaactagacaAAAGAGATGATAATATTGTCACGCCTCGAGCGGAGACAAGAACTGATTGTCTTGCACAGAtgagaataaaattgaatattgatgggATGTACAATTGCATTGAATTTGTTGAAGAACACAATCATGAAGTTCACTTGCCATCTACTAGTCATATGATGAAGTCACAAAGGAGTGTTTCTAAATTTCATGCGTTTGAAATTGATCTGGCAGATGACTCTGGTATTAGACCTAAGGACATGTTTGAGTACATGAGTAGGCATGTAGGTGGCAGACAGAGTATTGGGCACCTGAAGGAAGATCAAAAGAATTATCTTCGAACTAAGCGTCAACGAGACCTTCATTATGGTGAAGCCAAGAGTTTGCTATTGTATTTTAAAAATCAAGTTAGGATAATTCCATCATTTACGTATTCATTGCAATTGGATAATGATGAGTAGATAACTACCATATTTTGGGCCGATCCAAAAATGAGAATTGATTATGCACAATTTGGTGATGTTGTTAGGTTTGATACAACATTTTCTACAAACAAAGAGTCTAGACCTTTTGAGATATTTGCTAGATTCAATCATCATAGGGGAATCGTCATATTTGGGGCTGCACTTTTGTATGATGAGGCGGCTGATTCGTTCAAATTGTTGTTTGAGGTTTTTCTAGAAGCTCATGGACAAAATAAGCCAATCACTATTTTCACAGATCAAGATGCTGCAATGGGGAAGGCTTTGACTGAGGTGTTACCTAACACATGGCACATCTTGTGTATATGGCGTCTAATGCAAAATGGCATAAAGAATTATGGGCTACATGATGAAGATGACTCAAAATTTTTAGTAGACTTGAAGAAGTGTATTTTTCATTATGATGATGAATCACAATTTGAAATTGCATGGTATAAACTAAGGAGTGATCATCAGGTCAAAGAAAATTCATGGTTAGACCGTATTTATTGTCTTAAATATAAATGGGCCAAGTGTTATATGAAGGAAACATTGACTATAGGAATGTGGAGTACACAACTAAGTGAAAGTATAAATGGTGACATGAAAGATACTTAAGTTCAACTCTTGACCTTGTACAATTTTTCAAGCATTTCGAAAGGGTTGTGGCTGACAAGCGTGCTAACGAGTTGAAGGTAGAGTTTGATGCAAGAAATAAGCTTCCAAGAAATTTATTCATAAAGTCACCTGTTATGAATCAAAGAGCAAGAGTTTATACTcctaaaatatttgaaaaacttCAGAAAGAGTATGAATGGATTCCAGCATGCTACATCAAGAAAATTATTCAGAATGCCACCTGTTATGAATATGTAGTCTCAACATTAAGATGAATGTACAGTGTCGTGCAACCTAAATGAGTATATGATTCATTGTAGTTGTAAAAAATTTGAGACATTTGGCATTCTTTGTCGGCATGTTTTTAAAGTTCTAGATATCAatgattttaaatatatttCAGATGCATATATATTGAGGAGATGGACACGAACAACAAGAAATATAGTTGTACATGATATTGAAGGAAAAGTTGTTGTGGATGATGTCCACTTGGATTGTTCACAAAGGTATATGCATATTTGTCCTAAACTAGTTAGGATTGCAGCAATAGCATCAAATTCATCTGAGGGTTATGCTTATGTGGACAATGTTGCTGATAAGATCTGTAAACATCTGAAAAGTTTAAATATTAGCTTTGATGGGCAGGATGATGAAAGAGTTTTAGTTAAAGATACTGTTGTCAACAATGGATTAactctcaagaaaaaaaaatggtccaaAAGAAGGTGGTAGACACAAGAAGAGTTGGGTggaaaatcaaggaaagaaaaaaaaaatattaagggAATGACGGATGATTTTTCACAGGAAATGCAACAAGCTTGTACACCTTTTGAAATACACCATTTGATTCCACCTTTTGAAATGCAACAAGCTCGTTCACCTTTTGAACCTGACCAAATGAATGACAATCAAAGTTTTAGTACTACATTGCTAGTATGTTTCAAATGTATCGATATATTTTCCATTACAATAAtgttatttattcattattgaTGTATTAGACAATGTGGTTGCCTTGTCATAGGGTTCTTATGACTTGCAAGGAATATCATCCCAAGCTTCAATAAATAGCAACATCTTTCCCCCATTCAAATAGTGTATGATCAATCTTGTTTGTTAAGTTTTATTTCTGACTTAAGGGAACATATGCCTTGGTTGCATTTATGGAATTCTAATGTGTGtttgaaattgattttatttttttatatgtccATTATATGTCACACTgctgaattttttattaaattttgaaaCTAACATGGTTTATGCCCTCAggtgagtctttagctcaattggAAGAGCACATGAGTTACACTATGGGATGgcggttcgaatccaccaagactcaATATCTATTGTTGAGCATATCATTAGTGtcaattttatttgaaaccTTGCTTGCATCGCCTTTCATTACTAGTAattcatttaataaaaataactcatcaaataaagaaagaatcCAAAATGAAACACCAAAAAGAGAACACCATTTCATTACTAACATCTCCTTCAATTACAAAACATCATCACATTCTTCTACCAATCACAATTGCTACAAATACACCGACtgaaaaaacaaatacaaagttGGCTACAACATTCACCGATCCAACAAATTTTTCCACTTCATCAATTCTAAATTTTTCACTGTGCATCTCCTCTTGCAACCCTGGCATCTCCTCTCGCGACAGTCGCACCTCCTCTCGTAACACCCACACCTCCTCTTGCAACCTCCGCACCTCCTCTCGCAACCTCCGCACCTCTTCTTGCATTTCTCGAAAGTCATGTGCGAGATTGTTTATTGGGACTTCTTTACGCGGAGACTCCGTTGTTGGTGCATTTATAGGATCACACCAAGCGAAGTAGTTACATGTAAACTTTGGGCACCCGTAAAAGAGTCTATTTGGATTCTCCATAGTCTCTGAGATCCTAATCGCAGCTTTCCGATTACATCGACACCTGATGCATCTGTACTTAAGTACATCAGGATTACTACAACTAACGCTTGAGAAAGACATTTGATCtgcacaaataaaaatatagacGTTAATCAGCTATACACCTTTTGAATGCAAAAGTAGTTGTCAAAGATAAACAAAAGAGGCAAGAAGATATTGAAGATAGCATCTCATATCAAAACATTCATGTTTGATGGTTCAACATCATTCTGTTTCAACCCTTTCAAATCATACTATACCAACTATTTATTCTATCAAGACATTACAAATACTAACAACTAGTATTACTTTCCCAGTTCCTGATTGAAAGTTCATCAATCAGGAATTGCATTCAGTTTGGCATGTTATTCTTTGCTTCTGCTAGTGCAGTTTGGTGCCAATGAGATTTGTAAATGAAGAACATCTTGATCATGCCATTGTTTTGCCTACTGTGTTAATGGAATGGAATTTGCATTACATACTTTCTTCGAATGTTCTGTTGCATTTCATGTGTAGGGATCAATCTTAGGCTTGAGAACAAAATGCATTGAAGGGAATTCAACAGTGGAGGTGTTTATACCCTTCATGAAGGATATCTATTGCTGAAACCATTTTCCTATAATATTTGGAATGCTAGGAATTCTAATCATTTTAGTGAGGTTACTATAAATGCTTCCAGTTTGAAGTTTTGCAGATAACTTGACAACTATGGGAACAGGTCAGGTTATGAATACCCACACACAAAAGGCTTCAGCCTCATTGCAAGATTGCAGTCATAAAATGTGATGCAGCTTTGGACAGGAGCAAACATAATGGTGTAATAGAGTGGATTATAAGAGATGAGATTGATGAGTTTTCAGGTAGCAAAATTAAGATGATCTGACACCCCAAATGTTAGATAACTTGACAACTATGGGAACAGGTCAGGTTATGAATACCCATACACAAAAGGCATACACAAAAGGCTTCAGCCTCATTCCAAGATTGCAGTCATAAAATGTGATGCAGCTTTGGACAGGAGCAAACATAATGGTGCAACAGAGTGGATTATAAGAGATGAGATTGATGTGTTTTCAGGTAGCAAAATTAAGATGATCTGACACCCCAAATGTCATGACAATGGAATCCTTCAGTATAGGATGCCGATTTtagaaggggaaggaagaagaagaagaagagggcacATCAGTTTCTatagaattgaactcaaaaACAGAGTAATTATTCTGGGCAAGAAGCAATGAGAAGCAACCTATTGGGGTCTAGCCATTCTCAGCCGAacatagagagaaagagacagagTCTCAATGTTTGATTTCAATCCCTGCACACGAGATCTGCACACGTTAGTTAGGGCTTTAAAAATGCTTCAGATCGGTGAAGTAAAACATGGGGAGAAAATGAAATCGAAGACCAAATCACAGCTTAAATCAAACATTGAATATACGCAAAAAAATCAATGATTTAATCCCCCGCAAACGTTTCAAACTGAAATGCAAGAGGAGATGCACAGCTTAAATCAAACGTTGAACCTGGTCTATCAATGATTTAATATGtgccaaaaattttaaaaaaaaaatgaacttactCGCTGAACGACGGTAGGGTTTTCAGGTTAAGAGGGCTAAACGACGGCTTGGACTGCTTCTCCTCGCTGAACGACGGCTGAAACTCCGGCTTGGACTGCTTCTCCTCCGTTAACCACCTGAGTACAGAGTAGTTGAGAGAGGGGCAGTACTGTGgtgtgaagagagagagggagacaaGTCAATTTCAAAAACCACCGTCTCCAGAGTCGTCGAGGTCATTCATGAGCCCCAGCCGTTGGATCGCTCGTCTCCACGCATCGACCATCCGCGACGTCGTTGGACGCTTGTTGGAGCGTCAGTCGTTGGAGACGAGCCGGATCCCAATCCCGCCCGATGGTTCGGCGCAAGCCCGCCCTGCAGCTTCTGCAACTCAACCATCAGACGCATCACCCAGATCTGCCGCACAGATCCAGCAATCAATTTACTCTCCCCTACTGGATTTTCGTGAGGTATCTTTTGAAACTCTTCCATTTTCAGAGATCTTACTTTCTTCCCCTGTTTCCATATTAAAAATgtacgctctctctctctctctctctctccctctccctgaaaccttcccgttgatttcatttttttcttgaaaaattcTGCAAGAGTGTTTGTTTTAAGAATGTGCAGTCAAGTATGAACATGAAGCCATCCAAGGTTAGATAATTTTCATCTCTAACCATTTATGAGTTATCCGTTTGGTTGGTTTGATTtagatttctttatttttatccgTTTTCCTTCTAAATTTTAGAATGTGAATGATCTGATGGAGATGGTTAAATCTTCTGCTTTGTTTTACCGCTTGCAACTCCTCATTTAAAAGGGTTTTTGCATTgaagtttttcttttggttgctTGAAGCTCCACTTATAGGGTTCTTAATTCTGGCTTTATTGAAGAAGCAGTAATCGTCTCATCCTTCCCCTTCTCGGGGTTCTCGAGACGGACGCCTTCCCCTGTTTCTGTTATTAAATGCAATTTCTTGTTGCAACTCTGAAAAATTAGGATGAGAGGACAACTGATTTCCACCAATTCTAGATCCGATGCTTTGCAGTTCTTCAGTGGAGGCCAACTAAGAAAAGGTGGATTATGGGTCTGATCTAAGAGTT is drawn from Macadamia integrifolia cultivar HAES 741 chromosome 7, SCU_Mint_v3, whole genome shotgun sequence and contains these coding sequences:
- the LOC122084149 gene encoding protein FAR1-RELATED SEQUENCE 5-like, which translates into the protein MEDPMTAHWEIKPHVGMVFNSEQETYDFYNGYGRTKGFSVRRDWVQKSIKDNKTITSRVFVCNKQAKRKLDKRDDNIVTPRAETRTDCLAQMRIKLNIDGMYNCIEFVEEHNHEVHLPSTSHMMKSQRSVSKFHAFEIDLADDSGIRPKDMFEYMSRHVGGRQSIGHLKEDQKNYLRTKRQRDLHYGEAKSLLLFDTTFSTNKESRPFEIFARFNHHRGIVIFGAALLYDEAADSFKLLFEVFLEAHGQNKPITIFTDQDAAMGKALTEVLPNTWHILCIWRLMQNGIKNYGLHDEDDSKFLVDLKKCIFHYDDESQFEIAWYKLRSDHQHFERVVADKRANELKVEFDARNKLPRNLFIKSPVMNQRARVYTPKIFEKLQKEYEWIPACYIKKIIQNATYAYILRRWTRTTRNIVVHDIEGKVVVDDVHLDCSQRYMHICPKLVRIAAIASNSSEGYAYVDNVADKICKHLKSLNISFDGQDDERVLVKDTVVNNGLTLKKKKWSKRRW